Genomic segment of Anaeromusa acidaminophila DSM 3853:
TATATGACAGTTTGATGACCTTGATGCAGGCTTTTTCCCAGGAGTTGGAACAGGAATCTGCCTGCCTTTGCGCTTTGTTTCATGATTTATGCAAGGCGAATTTTTATCGTAAAGGCTTTCGGAATCGGAAAAACGAAACAACTGGTCAATGGGAAAAAGTAGAAGTGTACGAAATTGATGATCAACTGCCTTTGGGTCATGGGGAAAAATCGGTTATGCTGCTGCAGAAATTTATTCCTTTGACAGAGGAGGAAATGCTTGCTATTCGCTGGCATATGGGCGGTTTTGACGATACAGCGCGCTCCTATGCTGGCGGGCAGAGCCTGTCCGGAGCTATGAAGCGTTACTCGTTGGTACCGGCTTTACATATGGCAGATATGGCTACGTGTTATTTTGCCGGGAAATGATAAAACGCAATAGGGTAATCGGAATGCCTTACAGGAGGTTGTCATGGATACTGCGACCATAACGTTGCTGGCGGCGGCCCTTTTGCAATTGCTATTAATACTGTGGCTGCTCCAAAAAATCAGCCGGTTAAGCAACGCCAAAGAAGAGTCGGAATCAGAAAAAGAAAAGCTGCGTCAGGAACTGCAGGAAAGCCGCCGGGAATTGCGGGAAACACTGCAGGATTTTAATGATTCCGTGTTGCGTCGTCTGGCGGAACACATGGGCATGCAATTGCAGCAGACAGAAAGCATGTCCAGCCATCTGCAGAATTTGACTCAGGCGCAGGAACGGCGCCAAGAGCATCTGCGGCAGAGCTTAGAGGCCCAAATGGAATCGCTGCGTTTGGAAAACGGACGTCGCCTGGAAGAAATCCGCGCTATGGTGGATGAACGGCTGCAACAGACGTTGGAACGAAAATTAGGGGAAAGCTTTCAATGGGTGAGCGAGCGTTTAGAAATGGTGCATAAGGGCTTGGGGGAAATGCAAAACCTTGCCGCCAGCGTGGGGGATTTGAAAAAAGTGCTGACAAATGTTAAGACCCGCGGCACCTGGGGAGAAATTCAATTAGCCGCCTTGTTGTCAGATGTACTGGCCCCGGAGCAGTATGCGGCGAATGTGGCGGTAGTTCCCGGGCGCAATGAGCGGGTGGAATTTGCTTTGCGCCTGCCTGGGCAGGGAGAAACGGGCTGTATTTGGCTGCCAGTGGATGCGAAGTTTCCCCAGGAAGACTTTTTGCGCCTCCAAGAGGCGCGAGAAGCCGGCGATGCGGAGGGACAGGAAAGCGCAGCGAAAAAGCTGGAGCAGCGGCTGCGTTTAGAAGCCAAGAGCATTGCGGAAAAATATGTGGCTCCGCCGCATACGACTGATTTTGCTTTGTTGTTCTTGCCTACGGAAGGCTTATATGCCGAAGTGCTGCAGCGTCCTGGCTTAGCTGAGGAACTGCTGCGACGCCACCGGGTTGTCGTGACGGGGCCGATGACGCTGGCGGCGCTCTTGAACAGCTTGCAGCTAGGATTCCGAACGCTGGCCATTGAGCAGCGCAGTGCGGAAGTATGGGAGCTGTTGGGGGCGGTGCGAGGAGAATTTGCCCGCTTCGGTCTGATGTTGGAAAAAACGCAGAAAAAGCTGCAAGAAGCCTCCTTTTCTATCGAAAGCGCGGCCAAGACCTCCCGGAGCATGGAACAGCG
This window contains:
- a CDS encoding DNA recombination protein RmuC, translating into MDTATITLLAAALLQLLLILWLLQKISRLSNAKEESESEKEKLRQELQESRRELRETLQDFNDSVLRRLAEHMGMQLQQTESMSSHLQNLTQAQERRQEHLRQSLEAQMESLRLENGRRLEEIRAMVDERLQQTLERKLGESFQWVSERLEMVHKGLGEMQNLAASVGDLKKVLTNVKTRGTWGEIQLAALLSDVLAPEQYAANVAVVPGRNERVEFALRLPGQGETGCIWLPVDAKFPQEDFLRLQEAREAGDAEGQESAAKKLEQRLRLEAKSIAEKYVAPPHTTDFALLFLPTEGLYAEVLQRPGLAEELLRRHRVVVTGPMTLAALLNSLQLGFRTLAIEQRSAEVWELLGAVRGEFARFGLMLEKTQKKLQEASFSIESAAKTSRSMEQRLSSLQQWRSEGVLDEPDNL